In Raphanus sativus cultivar WK10039 unplaced genomic scaffold, ASM80110v3 Scaffold0436, whole genome shotgun sequence, the genomic window TCAAAACGGCAGCGGCTATGACCGTTTCGTCCGACAACCCCATACACACCTTCGTCACCACCAAGATCTAAAAGGGGTTTACAAAACCTCAGCTTAGCTTAGCTAGGGTTTCTCCACATCAACTtcgaagagaaaaaaaaaacatggaatTCGAGAAGAGGAAAGCCGCGACGCTAGCCTCAATCCGGTCATCGGTAACGGACAAATCTCCAAAAGGCTACCTGGACGAGCCCATCCTCCCTCTCCTCGAAACCATCAACCACCACCCTTCCTTCTTCACCACCAGCTCCTGCTCCGGCCGTATCTCAATCCTCTCCCAACCCAAACCACAATCAACAACTACAACAACAACCAAGAAGAAAGCTCGCGGCGGCTCGTGGCTCTACATCACTCACGATCCAGCAGATCCGGAGTCGGTACTCAACCTCCTCTTCCCTCCCAACCCGCCGACTCAGATTACTGATTCCAGCGAGCTGGTCTTCAGATTCGAGCCTTTGATCATCGCGGTGGAGTGCAAGGACGTGAGCTCGGCTCAGTTTCTCGTGGCGACGGCGATCTCAGCGGGGTTTAGAGAGTCGGGGATCACGTGCTGCGGGGAGGGTAAAAGGGTAATTATAGCTATACGGTGTTCGATTCGGATGGAGGTGCCGTTGGGCGATACGGAGACGGTGTTGGTTTCGAGGGAGTATGTGAGGTTTCTTGTCGGTGTTGCGAATGAGAAGATGGTTGCTAATAGGAAGCGGACTGATGGGTTTGGTTTGGCTTTGTTAAGTAACGGTTTCAAAAGTCCAGGTGATGGTAATGATGTAGACGAGGAGGATAATTTCGAGAATCTAGCTGGAACTCAGGAGTCAAGAAGTATCAACAATGGTGACTTGCATCCTGGTAATTTTCGCTGAGCTAGATCAATATCAAGTTTGTTCAGATTGGTTCGCCGGGTCggataataaaacaataaactAGCTAATACCGCTTAAACAGAATAATTGGTTCTGGTTCTGTTCGGTTTTTGGGTAATTTGGGTAAAATACCGCTTAATTAGAATGGTTTGgattaaatttgaattattttggaattaaaatattcagataatttttttggtaatttgaATAATTATGGGTAACTTGggttttcaagtatttttggggttttagtaggtttataaactatatttatagatatttggttattttacatttgaatataattaatacttttaggtagaatttttttttttttttaatatttgggGTACTAATTTCGTTCTTGGTTTGGATATTCTTAGTAGGTTTATGAATATTTtggtatattatatttaaatataattaatctttttcttataaaagttatatttcttatatttggTCTCGGTTTGGATTTTGATATAGATATATAGAAACTGATACTTGTGAGTTCCGGGTTCGGTTCAACTCTCAGTTTTTAGGTCCGGTTCTCCGGATTTCAAGTAGAATGCTCATGCCTAGAATAATGCAGTAGGATTGGACGTAATGTAGCGTTTATGCTAGTGGTAGACTATCTTTGGTCGAGAATTTGAGCCATGCTATATTTGGTTTGCAGGATAACTTTCCAAATTTTAAACGTGACATCCAGTTTCCATATCTAATTAATTGGCAGGGCTTCATCAAGATCTTATGCCGCTCTCAACAATATCCATCACCGGGGAACCTGTCGAGAAGCTTCACCTCTGGGGACATTCAGCTTGTACTATAAATAAAACAGACAGAAGAGAAGTTATCGTGTTTGGTGGCTTTGGCGGTTTTGGTAGACATGCCAGAAGAAACGAGTCTATGTTGCTCGACCCTTCATGCGGCACCTTAAAGTTGGTCACAGTCAATGAATCTCCATCACCACGGCTTGGACATACAGCTTCAATGGTTGGCGATCTCATGTTTGTTATTGGAGGAAGAGCTGATCCCTTGAATATTCTGAATGATATTTGGATGCTTGATATATCAAAGTGTGAGTGGAGCTCACAGAGATGCATTGGATGTGAATTTCCTCCGAGGCATCGTCATGCAGCAGCCAGTATTGGCTCAAATATATACGTATTCGGGGGACTTAACCAGGAGAAGATATTATCCTCGTTGCACCTTTTGGACACCAAGAACCTTCAGTGGAAAGAAATTGAACAGAGAGGTCAATGGCCTTGTGCACGCCACTCTCATGATATGGTTGCATATGAGTCTCAGCTATTCATGTTTGGAGGATACAATGGTGAGAAGGTACTTGATGATCTATACAGCTTTGACGTGCAAAGCTCTTCTTGGAAACTTGAAGTGGTTTCAGGGAAATGGCCTCAGGCCAGGTTTTCGCACTCCATGTTTGTGTATAAACATGTTATTGGCATAATTGGAGGTTGCCCTGTTTCGCAAAACTGTCATGATTTAGTTCTGCTAGATCTGAAGCACCGATTGTGGAGGAGTGTGAGACTGGACTTTATGAACAAAGAGCTATTAGTTCGAAGTACAGCTAGTGTGATTGGCGATGATCTTATCGTTATTGGGGGTGGGGCTGCTTGCTATGCTTTTGGGACAAAGTTTAGTGAACCAGTGAAGATCAACTTGCTTCAATCATTGACTATGAGCGAAAATCATGTCACTCCTCAACACGAAGATGCTTCTATAGAAGTGAAGACTGAAGCTTCTCTGTGTCAGCCCTGTGTCTTACAGTTAGAAAGAAAGTATGCAAAGTTTGGCAAGGACATACTTAAAAACTTTGGATGGTTAGACCTTGAGAGGAAAGTTTACTCACACGAAAAAGGTCTTTATATCTGCTTCCCCGTGACTAAGAAGTTCTCTGAGCTTTTCCATGAAAAGCAGCTTTTGGACAAGGATTTAGAAGGGTCAGAAGATAATCACCTTACCAGTCAGCTCACAAAGGGTCTATCGCTGAAGGAAATATCCAGCTCTGTGGCTTTGAATCTATTGAAGGAGCTTGGTGCTAGAAAATTCACTACTGTAGCTGTTGAAGCCAAAAAAGTAGCAAAGTCTCCTTTACAAAGAATGAAAGAAGCTGTCACGTCTATACTTAAACAGAAAGGTCTACCAGAGGAGCTTTTGGATGAGCTTCCACAGAAGTGAGTGTTACAAAAtgctaattttattttgttttcacttcaatttgataattattttgtgtttccTCTATTGGTAGATGGGAACGGCTTGGAGATATTGTCGTACTACCTGTAACATCTTTTAAAGATCCAGCTTGGAGCTCTATAAGTGAGGAAGTTTGGTCTGCTGTTGCTGTATCGCTTAGTGCCAACCGTCTTGCACGCCAAGTATGTTTTAAGTGtaatacttaaatcttttcgtTATAGTTTGAAGGATTAGTAAGCATTTTGTCTCACTCCTGTTTACATTTGCTTTCAAGGGACGTGTGGAAGCCAACGGTACAAGGGATAGTACATTGGAGATTCTTGTGGGAGACGATGGATGGGTGGATCATCGTGAAAATGGAATCTTGTACTCTTTTAATGCTACCAAGTGTATGTTCTCATGGGGCAATCTCTCGGAAAAGCTGCGTATGGGTAACATGGCCTGCGAAAATGAAGTTGTGGTGGACCTGTTCGCTGGAATTGGATACTTTACCCTCCCTTTCCTTGTGAGGTGTGTGCCACTAAACAAATGAAAGTAGTAGTGTGAAGAATGATCTCTTGCAGCTTCACTTCATTCTTGTTATATGCTTTTGCAGGGCAAAGGCAACGATGGTATATGCTTGTGAATGGAATCCTCATGCCATTGAAGCACTTCGACATAACGTTGAAGCAAATTTTGTTTCTGACCGTTGTATGGTTCTTGAAGGAGATAACCGGATCACTGCACCTAAAGTACGTTGATGATAATTCCCAAAACTGCTCATAGTCTATTCAATCTTAGGCAAATTGTTGGACTAACTAACAGTCTTTTTGATTCTCAGGGAGTAGCTGACAGAGTCTGTCTTGGTCTTATCCCATCTAGCGAAGGAAGCTGGGTCACAGCTATCCAGGCGTTAAGGTGGTTTTAATTTGCTTACATAAGTTTGGGAAATAACATGAGTTTCACTAATGTCTCTGTTCTTGGTATTGGAACATGCAGGCCCGAGGGAGGAATACTCCATGTGCATGGAAACGTCAAGGACACGGATGTGACAAGTTGGGCCGAGCATGTCTCCAAATCATTAAGTGATATCGCCAGAGCCGAAGGTAAAAGACTATTTTGtcaaaagctttttttttttctgattttggtTACTAAATCAAGACTCTGATGTAGTGGGGTTTTCTTGATTTTGGTTAATCACAGAATAACACTCAGGCTTATATTTTGGGTTTTGTCATGGTTTAGGTCGTAGGTGGGAAGTTACAGTAGAACATATAGAGAAAGTGAAATGGTATGCTCCTCGGATTCGCCATCTTGTAGCTGATGTTAGATGCAGCTGAAGATGATTACAGCAAAGAGACTATCCCATTGTATTGTGTAACTTTGTAAGATCACAGTTTCGATGACCGGTGTTTTTTCACTTTCTGTGACATTGATTTCACTAGCTTGTCAAGTTATCTGTACCGGTACCATTTGTTAAGAATTTCTAAAATCTATAGAAAATGCAGCTGTTTTGGAAGTCTCACCGAAGATAAAGCGGTCGGGGACAAACTCAGAGACAAGAATCACTTCATCTCCTTCATTACAGAAACCAAGAAGCTTAACCAGATTCTTATGCTCGAGTCTTATCAAGAGTGAAACCTCTTGACTCGCCTACAATGCAACCAATAAAGTTTATCAGGATATTCAACATCGACTAATTTAAGAATTAAAAAACGATGGAGATTGGAAACCCCTGAAATGTGAAATCGCCAAAAGGAGAAAGGCTGAGAACTATCCACTGAACAGGCAACCATCAGAGACCAGAAACGTCTGTTTCCTGGATCATCCACTGAGACGTTGATCCCAAAATTATTTCTAGCACACAGATCAAGTAAAGATAATGGCATGATGAAATAATATAACCAGCTAAAAAACCCTTCCAGTATTCATCAACTTAAAACCCTATTGTAAAATATCTCAAAGCATGACATCAAGACTAACAAAATGAAATGGAACAAAGTGATAATAAGTAGCAATACAACACACACTGTCAGCTGTTTTCATAAAGAAGTACACAAAAAGCAAACTTTCTTGGCATAGTATCCAACAATCTAAAACACAAAGCACAAAATTACCACCAAtgttaacaaagaaaaactaACTTGGTTCTCGGAGATCATGTCTATTACTTACCCATCTTCTGGCGGTGTCAACAGAAAACTTCTCAATAAACATAATTCAGCAAACCTATAACAAATCATTCCTGTGAGATCACCGCCAAATGTAACTAGTCCCAAAACAATTACTAGTATATCAAATCAAAGTATCCATTTTGACCGAGTCCTGATAATGGCATGAATATGAAAACCTCTTCAAAAAGTATATACCTTCTGACATGGGTTCACCAATAGAAAACATATGAACGTCTGAACCTTCAATAACCCCAAGAATAAGCCTAAAATAACAGACACAAAGGAAAAGTAAAAGTGAGCAACCGATCCTTTGAAAATACTAATAAAAGTACTTCACGTCGGAGACAGGTGGAATGAAGTTGAAAAATAACAAGTGAGGTAACCTAAACAAATCAAGAGCTGAagattataaactataaaaaacCACCTCAAGTCAACTAATTAAATCAAAGAATTGTCAAAGACAAAGACTCtgcacaacaacaaaaaaaaaaaaatctcaagagAACCTTCAGTTTCACCTCACAATTTGGTAGAATCTTGTAAACGACAGACTCTAAGAAAAGTCTCTTACTGCTGCAGAACATAACATAACTTGACTCGAAACACGTTACAACAGGAAAGATAGACAGCAAACTCAGATTGATGCATTCAGTTAGTAGTACGGTCATAAAACTCAATGTTCAGTCGTGAACTAGATCTCGCTCTACAGAATCAAGAGCTGAAGTACAAGAAcatctaaaaagaaaagtaacacCAAACAGAAGACCCTCATGTCCTGAAGCAATTAATAGAACCTTCAGTGCCACCTCATCTCATTCGAAtgcaaaaattattaatattcgGTGGAGCACCAAAAAGTCAATGACATGTCCTCCACGAAAAAGTAGCCTAGTAGAATCAGAAACAAGGAAGTTTATTTGAACTGATCAGTGAAGAACACAAAGTTTATTTCCTACTTAAAAACCTGATTGAAGTCCCTCCAAAAGCCTGCTTTATTGGATACGTCTCAAATAGTATCAAAACAGACCTTCAGTCTCGATATCCATCTAAATGcacacaaataaaaaacagagcaaaacaaTTTTAAGTTAATACAAGGTTAACAAAGACATCCGCAATGGAGCTTGACCAGATCTAGAAAGAGCAAAATGTCCAGAACTTTAACTTATCCGGTAATATATACTTCTCTCTTCACAGaaaaaaaatcccaaaacaGAATGAGAAATTTTTAATGCACAAAGAAGCAAATCATCAAGTGCTGAATATTCTGAAATGTCTCCCACAAAGCAACGGCCAACCATTCAGATCAAAGTACTGCgatagataaaaaataataattctgaAAAAGAGTTTCTCCACAGAAAAATGCAAAAGCAAAACTCAGGAGAACCATATGAACCTAAGCAAAAAACAAATAACTGTGGAGGGCAAAAAACTTAACAGAAAGCCAGAGAGACAGAGCCTATtaacacaaaaaaaatgaaagagaaaaTGGGATAGCGATTACTTAATAAAGAGATATGGCTAAAAAAATGTCAAGACCCCTCAAAATTAAGTAGAGAATTTAAGAAAAGTCTCCTGTTGCAGAACATAAAAGAACTTAAATTTGGAAAGCAGGACAGATAATTCACTTAAAGAACATCAGTTTGGAAAGAGAATAAAACGACAAGGAAGAAGATATGACTAAAAGCAGAA contains:
- the LOC108846798 gene encoding uncharacterized protein LOC108846798, encoding MFSIGEPMSEVDDPGNRRFWSLMVACSVDSSQPFSFWRFHISGASQEVSLLIRLEHKNLVKLLGFCNEGDEVILVSEFVPDRFIFESEKTPVIETVILQSYTIQWDSLFAVIIFSCI
- the LOC108846796 gene encoding tRNA wybutosine-synthesizing protein 2/3/4-like; this translates as MEFEKRKAATLASIRSSVTDKSPKGYLDEPILPLLETINHHPSFFTTSSCSGRISILSQPKPQSTTTTTTKKKARGGSWLYITHDPADPESVLNLLFPPNPPTQITDSSELVFRFEPLIIAVECKDVSSAQFLVATAISAGFRESGITCCGEGKRVIIAIRCSIRMEVPLGDTETVLVSREYVRFLVGVANEKMVANRKRTDGFGLALLSNGFKSPGDGNDVDEEDNFENLAGTQESRSINNGDLHPGLHQDLMPLSTISITGEPVEKLHLWGHSACTINKTDRREVIVFGGFGGFGRHARRNESMLLDPSCGTLKLVTVNESPSPRLGHTASMVGDLMFVIGGRADPLNILNDIWMLDISKCEWSSQRCIGCEFPPRHRHAAASIGSNIYVFGGLNQEKILSSLHLLDTKNLQWKEIEQRGQWPCARHSHDMVAYESQLFMFGGYNGEKVLDDLYSFDVQSSSWKLEVVSGKWPQARFSHSMFVYKHVIGIIGGCPVSQNCHDLVLLDLKHRLWRSVRLDFMNKELLVRSTASVIGDDLIVIGGGAACYAFGTKFSEPVKINLLQSLTMSENHVTPQHEDASIEVKTEASLCQPCVLQLERKYAKFGKDILKNFGWLDLERKVYSHEKGLYICFPVTKKFSELFHEKQLLDKDLEGSEDNHLTSQLTKGLSLKEISSSVALNLLKELGARKFTTVAVEAKKVAKSPLQRMKEAVTSILKQKGLPEELLDELPQKWERLGDIVVLPVTSFKDPAWSSISEEVWSAVAVSLSANRLARQGRVEANGTRDSTLEILVGDDGWVDHRENGILYSFNATKCMFSWGNLSEKLRMGNMACENEVVVDLFAGIGYFTLPFLVRAKATMVYACEWNPHAIEALRHNVEANFVSDRCMVLEGDNRITAPKGVADRVCLGLIPSSEGSWVTAIQALRPEGGILHVHGNVKDTDVTSWAEHVSKSLSDIARAEGRRWEVTVEHIEKVKWYAPRIRHLVADVRCS